The Penicillium oxalicum strain HP7-1 chromosome V, whole genome shotgun sequence genomic interval GGGTGGTCTTGAATACATCCTTCTCACGTCGACGGCGCCGACTGACTGACTCCgttcctctcctcctcagcGTCCGTGGGATTTCGCTCGCAGGTGCGAACACACAGCTTTGGTcaatcaagaaagatgagcTCCTCCGGTACCACCCGCGGAGATGCCGGTGAACGGACGGCCTTGTTAGGTCATATCGGACATGCGGCCACTTTTGACAACAACCATTCCCATGTGCAGGCCGGCGCCCATCGTCACAAAGATAATCGTGTCTGGGTCCGTGTGCCAAAGCATGTCGCCCGTTTGACCTGGTTGACCCTCACTCGCGACTACACCAATGCGCTCTTGATCTTCGCCCCTCTGGGTATCATTGCGGGTGCCCTCGGCTGGGACTCGAGCGCGGTCTTTGTGCTGAACTTCCTCGCCATCATCCCGTTGGCTTCGTTGTTGAGCTTTGCGACAGAGGAGCTTGCGGCCACCATGGGGCAGGCTCTGGGTGGTTTGATGAATGCCACTTTTGGCAATGCGGTGGAGCTGATTGTAAGTTTAATTTCCTTgggttttccttttttcccccccttcttcgTCCGTTCGTGGGTGTAATAGCGAAATGCACAAAAAAGCTTCGGAGAGCTCCCCACCCTGGGAAAGACCTCAATCGCTGATTTGTGCCTCGTCCACGCATCTAGGTCAGCATCATTGCGCTCAAGGATAAGCAGATTCGAGTGGTGCAGGCCAGTATGCTCGGCAGTATCCTGTCCAACATCCTGTTGGTTCTGGGTTGCTGCTTCTTGATCGGTGGTATCCGCCACAGCGAACAGTCATTCAACAGCACCGTCGCCTCAACCATGTCGTCCCTGATGGCCGTGGCCTCGGCTTCCCTGATCATCCCCGCCACTCTGTACGCCGTCCTCTCCAAGTCGGCCCAGAGCACCCACGACAATATCCTGATCTTGTCACACGGCACCTCCATtattcttctcatcatctaCGTCATGTACCTCTACTTCCAGCTGTACTCACACTCGGAGCTCTTCGAAGAGAGCAACGAGGCTGGCAATGGCGgcgaggcggaggagggcgaggcggaggaagacgaggaacGCCTGCTCAGCCCCATCCCCGCCACGATCGCCTTGATTGTCGTCACCATCCTCGTGGCCATCTGCGCCGACTACCTGGTGGGCAGCATCGACAGTATTGTGGAAAAGACCGGCATGAGCAAGACCTTTATCGGCCTGGTGCTGATTCCCATCGTGGGCAATGCCGCTGAGCACGTCACCGCCGTGGTCGTCGCCTACAAGGATAAGATGGATCTCGCCATTGGCGTTGCCATCGGCAGCAGTCTTCAAATCGCGCTCTTTGTCACTCCCTTCCTGGTCATCCTAGGCTGGATCATGGGCATCGAAATGACCCTGCACTTCCAGACCTTTGAGACTGTGGcattcttcatctccggCTTGGTCGTCACCCTATTGATTCAGGATGGTAAATCCAATTACCTTGAGGGCGGCATGTGTCTTGGAATGTGAGTTTCTCGTGTCTCTGTGCTCTTTCATCCTCTCTTTTGCTGTGTCGTTAGGGATGGAGCTAATGTCtgttttccatttccagGTACATTATCCTGGCTCTCGCCTTCTACGTCTACCCCGACGATGTTGACGAGGGAATTGGTGGCATTTTCAATAAGATGGTGAACTAAATGGGGACCTGATCCTACCATGTACACAGGGAATTCAGATGACCTTCTCTGATGACATGTTGACCACCTGCTCGTGTGTCTTTTCTTATTTGACAAGCTcacactcacacacacactctctctctcttcccttcctTGTACCCGTCTGcagtctttctctcctctcgcCTGCTCGCTGGGCCTTATGAGTATGCCCGATTATATTTGTTCACTGGGTTCTCTTTACCATTTGTTCTGTTCATACTTTCTCGCGTATGGTGTGATAATTCAAAATGAACATGTTTATATCTTTCACTCACAAGAGACATCTCGAatgtccttttcccccccctctcttccgtcAGTGACCGGTCACGAGACCTGGACCAGCCTAGCGTGCTTGTCTCGTCCCAATCTTTTGAACTTGCCTTGTCATCTGATCATCCTATCCTCTTATCAGTCGGAAGGGATGTCAGAGTTAGAGTCAGCCTCTTGACTCCGACCATCTTGCATCAAGCCACGGCGGGGCGATATGATCCTTGCAGTTGCCCTGACTGGCTGTCTCCCAAGGATTGACAAGCCGGCCATACCCCACCGGGCGTCCTTCTCCGTCTTACCGACTAGACAAAATAAGGAAATCAAATTGAGAACTCTCTCATGGGTGGATCGTGACTCAACACCCGAGCGGTACAGAGAGTGCGAACTTCGCGGGTCTGGTTGCATAATCGTATCGCTGAACTCATGCGGGGTACTCAGTAGCATTGGATTGTCGAGACCCACTCTCCCATCACTATCATTGTGACCAGCGTCTGCTCTTTATATATACCCTGCAGGTGGTTGTCGAGAGTTTTTCTTTGACCCAGTTGCGATCACTCTCGGCTCTGCAACAATGTCCAGTCTCCTTCAAGTGGCGGTCGGCCTGGCGATCTTGCTGGTCGTCGTCTACAAAGGCATCATCTACCCGgccttcctctccccacTTGCTCAAATCCCCAATGCGCATTGGAGTGTGCCCATCTCACCGGTTTGGATGCTGTGGAGGCGCTTTCGAATGCGAAATAATCGGACCATCCAGGCGGCGCATGAGCAATTGGGTCCTATCGTGAGACTGGGTCCTTCGGAGATCTCCATCAATTGTGTCGATGGGGGTATCAAGTCTGTCTATACGGGCGGTTTCGAGAAACATGAATGGTATCCTCGATTGTTTGGATCACTTGGGTGAGTTCAAGCTATtgccctttctctctctctctctctctccctctctgtctCCAAGCAGGAAATCATTTAAAGCGTGGAAAAAACCACTTCTTCTGATACATCTCTCGTGCCCTTTGGCGGTGCGTCGTAGAACCGTGAGCATGTTCACCATGGTAGGGAGCAAGCCGCATTCAGTTCGCAAGAGGATGTTGTCCAACATCTACTCCAAATCGACACTGCAGACCTCGCCCAACTTGCAGTTGGTGTCCAAGGCCGTCATTCTCGAGCGTCTGCTCCCCATTCTCCAACAAGTGGCGAAATCGGGCGAACCTCTCGACGTACATGACCTCAACCAAGGGCTCACCATGGACTTTGTATCCGGCTACCTCTTTGGCCTGCGAAACGGCACCAACCATGTTGAGAACCACGACTATCGAAGACGCTGGTTGCACATGTATCTGTGTCGGAAGCCGTTTGAATTTTATCATCAGGAAGTGCCCCGTCTCTACCGGTGGATGAAATGTCTCGGTCTGCGTGTGATCCCCAAGTACTGTGACGAAGCCAATGATCTGCTCGATGCCTGGGCTCTCGACCTCTGTGGCAAGGCCGAACAATCGCTGGCCTCGACGGATCCAGCCGTCGAACCGATTGTCTACAAGCAGCTGAAGCAGGGCCTGGACAAACAAGCTGCCAAAGAAGGCATCAAGCCTAATCTTGCGCAGCAATTAAACGATATTGCATGCGAAATGTACGACCAACTCACCGCCGGCTTCGAAACCAGCGCCGTAGGATTGACCTATCTCCTTTGGCAACTATCCCGCCACCCAGATATCCAAGATCGTCTGCGTGAAGAACTACACCTCAATCTCAACCCGACCATTCGATTCCCTGGATCGACAGAGTTACCCTCGCCCAAATCCATCGACACTTTACCTTTACTCGACGCCATCATCACAGAGACACTACGACTCCATGCGCCCATCCCAGGCATCCAGCCCCGCGTCACTCCAGAACCCTCATGCAGTCTGGCCGGATATGACAATATTCCTCCAGGCACTCGCGTCAACGCACAGGCGTACTCTCTCCACCGCAACCCCCAGGTTTACCCAGATCCGGAATCATGGCAGCCCACACGCTGGCTCAAGGCAGAGAATACCCCCGACGAACTGGAGGAACGACGACGCTGGTTCTGGGCATTCGGTAGCGGGGGCCGTATGTGCGTGGGCAGTAATCTTGCACTACAAGGTACGTCCATGTTCTTTCCCCACAGCACctggttcctttttttttttgccctccatttttccttctccttttatttttccacTTTGTCTTTTGATCTGGGATCCTGAAGTATTTGCGTTTGCGTGTGCGTCAGGCCGAAGttgccttttcttcttttaacacttttctttttttttctttgcagAGACCAAACTTGTTGCCGCGGCAATTTATTCGAATTTCCGTACGACGATTGTCAATGATCAAGGCATCGAAGCTATCGATGCTTACACAGTTCATCCCAGAGGTGAGAAGCTGTTTCTCAAGTTTGAGAAGGTTTGAGATGATGTGTACCTGCAGTACCTGCAATACCTGCAATTTGTGTAGGGAATATCTGCAAAATGATTATATCAGAGACAAAGAACCTACGACTCCTAATAAAAAAGGTCATGGCAATTTTCAGAACTCCATCTCATCATAGTCGTACATTGGATCCGTCTTTTCAAAGTGACGAATGTCATCTCTCACGTAGGTATAAGTACTGTACAGATGCGCGGGTTTGAAAggagagcaaaaaaaaaagaagaaatgaaaagagcCAAAAGGAATACACACACGACACCAACTCCCGTATCACTTCAGCCAGGGCAAGGCCATCCGTCCAACCGATTGAGTAACCCACTGCACACTTTATGTCCCCAGAGGACGAAATATTGCATGTAAAGCCATCACAGAGTCAGCGTCATAGCAAATCTCACAACCCAGACTGAGGCATGTGACGTGATACcactccaaaaaaaaaacagataaaaaaataaaagtaGGAATAATAAAGCAATAAACAAACTCCAGAACAAACAAGTTCTTCGGCAATCGACGATATCTTGTAGACATAGTCAAAAGTGTCCCGCGGTGATTTTTGGAACTCTGTTTTTTGTTCAACCCAGGACACCGTCCTTCTTGCGGGGTCCGACCACCTTGGGGTACATTCTCATCAAGTGGTAGTTGACagtgttcttcttcttctcgtgtGATTTCTGTACAGGCGCAGGAGAAGCGGCTTGTTAGTCCAGTCCGTGATTTGGAGTGTAAAGGTTCCGGGGTACGTACGGGTTCATCCATGCACTTGCGCAATTGCGCCTCGAGGCCAGCGCACGCTTCAACACCGTAGCCTTGAGAGGCCCAGCAGTCTGATTGAGAGACGGAGAATGGTTAGCCGAGGAACGAAAAGATCATATATGGGATGTTTGCATAAAGACAAGACGGTTCGGGTTGGCCTGATCGTGAACGGGTCTGATTCGGTTCGAGTGGCAGTTGAATTGCGGCAGATCCACCACGATCGAGGTAATCGTTGGGAGCCAGCTGATTTAGAAAAACCAGATAGCGTAGGACTATCACGTACTCAGCATTGAAGACATGACAGTCACGCAAGCGTTCTGTTCATGTTGGTTGGGGCGTCGGACACGGAGGTGGTTGATGGTGTTTAGACGGAGCGGGTTCAGCCGAGTGGTCACGTTGCCCTTGGGAGCCATGGTGAAGGCAGTTCAAAGTCCAGCTGGAAATTTTCACACAGGGTAGGGATATGGAAATGTCCAGTCTTGACTTTGTGGTGAGAAATTGACCCAGGCGCGCCGTCAACAACAAGCATCTCAAAGTGCCCTCGAAAGAGTTTCAAAGTTTGGCTTCCGCGGAGGTGGATGACATAATCACCACCGATCGGGCGAATACATGGACTTGATCGGTCGGATCCAGTCAGCGCCCGGCCGACGCAATCGATGGAGAGCTCCGGAGTTAACGGGCAGCTCGCCACCTTTCGAGGTCTGTCTGCATCTTGGAGTTCCTTCATCACGACTGAATGCCTTTGCAGTCTCGTTGTCGAGGGAGTGTAAGACTTTAATCTTGTCTCATATTCACGAAAATGTCACCGCCATGTCAAATCTGGAGGCCCAGTATAGGTCGGATGGCCATGTATGCGCCGAGGCACACGGCTCCCGCAACCAAGTACTTTGCAACAACTGCTCATCAACGAGACCAGACCAAGACACATTCCGGTCCTCAGAATGGGGGTGAAGCGAAAACGGACTCGCAAAATGAATCATCAACCGAAGAAGGAGCCATGGCCCGTCGACTATCCCAAATGACCGAGGATGCGATTGTACAAGGTGGACGTTCTGCGCAACGCAACATTGAGAATGCTGGCTTCTCAGAGGAGCTCAAGCGGCAACTGGAAGAACGAGTCAAGGCGGCCTCTTTCAAGAGTGAGCATGCTGCGGCGCATTCTATTCTCGACATGCCggtaagtttttttttcttctgcagacGAGTCCGATAAATTGTTGGTTTCTCCTCCACTGATGCGTTGTGTTTAGTCTAGTGCCGGCCAGGGAACCCGGGAGACAGCCGCCGCTCCAGTCTGGTCTGGTACAGAGTCCCTTCATGATTCTGCATTGCGCATGCTCGACGACGCCAGCAAGCCAATTCGAACCCCATTCAAGATTCCCCAGCCGGTGAATCTGCAACCCGCCGCGAAACCAAAGCGCTCGACCGGAGCCCGACTGGCGGCCGCAAAGGACCGGACCACAAAATATACCCTGAGCCAAGCTCCCGGCCTCTCGGATGATCAGCGCGCCGCCATTCGCAGCGagatgaaagaaaaattaaTGCCGGGTGCCCAAGCAATgcccatctctctccatgGTCTAGCATCCCTCGCGAACGAGCGCATCGAGGACGCCATTGCGCGAGGGCAGTTTGATAAGATCAAGCGAGGCAAAGGCGTCAACACCGAGACCGACCATAATGCCAACAGCGCTTTCATCGATACGACAGAGTACTTTATGAATAAGATCATCCAGAAGCAGGACATTGTCCCGCCCTGGATTGAAAAGCAGCAGGAGCTAGCGTCAGAGCTGAGTCGTTTCCGACAGCGCATTCGGACGGAGTGGAGGAGGCATGCTGCTCGCTTGATCGCCAGCCAGGGCGGCTCCTTGGAGGCACAAATGAGGCGGGCCAGAGGGTATGCCGCGGCCGAAGCACGTCTGGCCGAGCAAGCTAGGATGGAAGCTGCTCTGAGAGACACCTCTAGCGAGAAGAGGGTGTCGGATATCGCAGCCGATGGACGCATCAGTCCAacgtcgtcctcgtcggatGTCCCCTCtgatgatgtcgatgatgaaaaagaagacatcCCCCATCTTCCACCCCTGCGAGATGAAGATTATATCGCTATAGAACGAGCATATCTTGAACTCGCTGTGAAGCAGCTCAATACCATCGCTCGCTCATATAATCTACAAGCCCCGCGGTCAGCTCAAAAGCCGTATATCAATCTTGACCGTGAGCTAAGGGCTTGCTACGCCGAAGTCGCTCCCCAGCTCGCAGAAGAAATTAGACGACGCGCATCCGAGCGAGCGCGTCCAGCGATTCCCGTCTCGGCACCCAAGTCCAGCGTGTTTGGATCCATTGGAACA includes:
- a CDS encoding Vacuolar calcium ion transporter, with product MSSSGTTRGDAGERTALLGHIGHAATFDNNHSHVQAGAHRHKDNRVWVRVPKHVARLTWLTLTRDYTNALLIFAPLGIIAGALGWDSSAVFVLNFLAIIPLASLLSFATEELAATMGQALGGLMNATFGNAVELIVSIIALKDKQIRVVQASMLGSILSNILLVLGCCFLIGGIRHSEQSFNSTVASTMSSLMAVASASLIIPATLYAVLSKSAQSTHDNILILSHGTSIILLIIYVMYLYFQLYSHSELFEESNEAGNGGEAEEGEAEEDEERLLSPIPATIALIVVTILVAICADYLVGSIDSIVEKTGMSKTFIGLVLIPIVGNAAEHVTAVVVAYKDKMDLAIGVAIGSSLQIALFVTPFLVILGWIMGIEMTLHFQTFETVAFFISGLVVTLLIQDGKSNYLEGGMCLGMYIILALAFYVYPDDVDEGIGGIFNKMVN